The window CAAGCTTTTTGATATAGATTGGCTGCTTTATGGTAGTCTTGTTTTACGCCTTGACCGTTTGCGTATAATATAAGTTTGCTACTTCCTAGAGATGCAAGCAATGCATGGGAAGCAATAAGA of the Campylobacter sp. RM16187 genome contains:
- a CDS encoding SEL1-like repeat protein; the protein is MALIASHALLASLGSSKLILYANGQGVKQDYHKAANLYQKACDGGLQPGCDEYRELNEKGIN